One part of the Raphanus sativus cultivar WK10039 chromosome 7, ASM80110v3, whole genome shotgun sequence genome encodes these proteins:
- the LOC108817341 gene encoding ketol-acid reductoisomerase, chloroplastic translates to MAAATSSIAPSLSCPSPSSSSKTLRSSKATTFAFPNIGSLSSTSKSLRSLTATAAGNGVGSSLSARMVASSAVRAPMSLDFETSVFKKEKVSLAGHQEYIVRGGRDLFKHLPDAFKGIKQIGVIGWGSQGPAQAQNLRDSLVEAKSDIVVKIGLRKGSRSFEEARAVGFTEESGTLGDIWETISGSDLVLLLISDAAQADNYEKIFSHMKPNSILGLSHGFLLGHLQSMGLDFPKNISVVAVCPKGMGPSVRRLYVQGKEINGAGINASFAVHQDVDGRAADVALGWSVALGSPFTFATTLEQEYKSDIFGERGILLGAVHGIVESLFRRYTENGMSEDLAYKNTVECITGNISRTISTQGMLAVYNSLSEEGKKDFETAYSASFYPCMEILYECYEDVAAGSEIRSVVLAGRRFYDKEGLPAFPMGKIDQTRMWKVGERVRKSRPAGDLGPLYPFTAGVYVALMMAQIEILRKKGHSYSEIINESVIESVDSLNPFMHARGVSFMVDNCSTTARLGSRKWAPRFDYNLTQQALVAVDNGAPINKDLISNFFADPVHGAIQVCAELRPTVDISVPQDADFVRPELRQSN, encoded by the exons ATGGCGGCTGCGACTTCATCCATCGCTCCTTCCCTCTCATgcccatctccttcttcttcctccaaaaCCCTAAGGTCCTCGAAAGCCACAACCTTTGCTTTCCCCAACATCGGTTCCCTCTCGTCTACTTCAAAGTCTCTGAGGTCCCTCACTGCCACCGCCGCTGGAAATGGTGTCGGATCTTCCTTATCCGCGCGAATGGTTGCGTCCTCAGCGGTCAGAGCACCTATGTCTCTCGACTTTGAGACGTCTGTGTTCAAAAAGGAGAAAGTGTCTCTTGCTGGTCACCAAGAG taCATTGTGAGGGGAGGAAGGGACTTGTTCAAGCATCTTCCTGATGCTTTCAAAGGGATTAAGCAGATTGGTGTCATTGGCTGGGGTTCTCAG GGACCTGCTCAAGCTCAGAATTTAAGGGATTCGCTTGTGGAGGCAAAGTCTGACATTGTTGTTAAG ATTGGGCTCAGAAAGGGCTCTCGCTCATTTGAGGAGGCACGTGCTGTTGGCTTCACCGAAGAAAGTGGTACTCTTGGTGATATATGGGAAACTATCTCTGGCAGCGATCTTGTGCTACTTTTGATCTCTGATGCTGCTCAG gcTGATAACTATGAGAAAATATTCTCCCACATGAAGCCAAACAGCATTCTCGGTTTGTCACACGGGTTTCTACTGGGGCATTTGCAGTCCATGGGACTTGATTTCCCAAAGAACATCAGCGTGGTAGCTGTTTGCCCTAAGGGAATGGGTCCATCTGTTAGAAGGCTTTATGTCCAGGGAAAAGAAATCAACGGTGCTGGAATCAACGCCAGTTTTGCAGTCCACCAG GATGTTGACGGTAGAGCCGCTGATGTTGCTCTGGGATGGTCAGTAGCACTTGGTTCCCCTTTTACTTTTGCTACTACTCTTGAGCAAGAGTACAAGAGTGACATCTTTGGAGAAAGAG GCATTTTGCTTGGCGCTGTCCACGGAATCGTGGAGTCTCTGTTCAGAAGGTACACCGAAAATGGAATGAGTGAAGACTTGGCTTACAAGAACACTGTAGAGTGCATCACAGGAAATATCTCGAGAACTATATCTACCCAG GGAATGTTGGCTGTCTACAACTCCTTGTCTGAGGAAGGCAAAAAGGACTTCGAGACTGCATACAGTGCATCCTTCTACCCTTGTATGGAGATCCTCTACGAATGTTACGAGGATGTAGCAGCTGGCAGCGAAATCAGGAGCGTTGTCTTAGCCGGTCGTCGCTTCTAC GATAAGGAGGGCTTACCTGCATTCCCAATGGGAAAGATTGATCAGACAAGAATGTGGAAGGTCGGTGAACGCGTCAGGAAGTCCAGACCAGCTGGTGACTTGGGTCCTTTGTATCCCTTCACCGCTGGAGTTTACGTTGCTCTTATGATGGCTCAG ATTGAGATCTTGAGGAAGAAGGGTCACTCCTACTCGGAGATCATCAACGAGAGTGTGATTGAGTCTGTTGATTCTCTGAACCCGTTTATGCACGCTAGAGGAGTGTCCTTCATGGTGGACAACTGCTCGACCACGGCAAGATTGGGATCGAGGAAATGGGCACCACGGTTTGACTACAACCTGACACAACAAGCTTTGGTGGCTGTGGACAATGGTGCACCAATCAACAAAGACTTGATCAGCAACTTCTTCGCTGATCCAGTCCATGGTGCTATCCAGGTCTGTGCGGAGCTCAGGCCCACCGTGGATATCTCAGTGCCTCAAGATGCAGATTTTGTTCGACCAGAGCTGCGTCAGTCCAACTGA
- the LOC108817342 gene encoding trihelix transcription factor ENAP2, translating to MKDAVNDSFSPGSSRPSPSTLSREDYWSEEATFTLIQAWGRRYVDLGRGSLRQKHWQEVANAVNDRHFNTGRHVSAAKSQPYRTDVQCKNRIDTLKKKYKAEKARVSESRVSAWPFFSDLDELLRETFPASSGAAPDNNQRPSHSLPMSIVPVPVAPRSAISRRPAPAIMSLGGDNLLGFRGNLNAFAAAAAAAASPAYEEDSDGSRSRSSGGGNRKREREREREREGYKEVAEAIERFGKIYEKVEERKRKEMVELEKQRMRFAKELECHRMQLFTEMQLRLHKLRRSSGSASNGGPTTSSANAALEYGMMDFPSYF from the exons ATGAAGGACGCCGTCAACGATTCCTTTTCGCCGGGATCTTCTCGTCCTTCCCCGTCGACGCTATCCCGAGAAGATTACTGGAGCGAGGAAGCGACCTTCACGCTCATCCAAGCCTGGGGCCGCCGCTACGTCGACCTCGGCCGAGGCAGCCTCCGTCAGAAACACTGGCAGGAGGTCGCCAACGCCGTCAACGACCGCCACTTCAACACCGGGCGCCACGTCTCCGCCGCGAAATCGCAGCCGTACCGCACCGACGTGCAGTGCAAAAACCGAATCGACACGCTGAAGAAGAAGTACAAGGCCGAGAAGGCTAGGGTTTCGGAATCGCGCGTCAGCGCGTGGCCTTTCTTCTCCGATCTCGACGAGCTTCTCCGGGAAACGTTCCCGGCGTCGTCTGGCGCGGCTCCTGATAACAACCAGAGACCGTCTCATTCGCTGCCGATGTCGATCGTCCCGGTTCCCGTGGCTCCGAGATCGGCGATCTCGAGACGTCCGGCGCCGGCGATTATGTCTCTCGGCGGGGATAATCTGCTCGGATTTCGCGGGAATCTGAACGCGTTCGCGGCGGCGGCTGCTGCGGCGGCGTCTCCGGCGTATGAGGAGGATTCGGATGGGTCGAGGTCGAGATCGAGCGGAGGAGGGAACAGGAAgcgggagagggagagggagagggagagggagggTTACAAGGAGGTAGCGGAAGCGATAGAGAGGTTTGGGAAGATATACGAGAAGGTGgaggagaggaagaggaaggagatGGTTGAGTTGGAGAAGCAGAGGATGCGTTTCGCTAAGGAGTTGGAGTGTCATAGGATGCAGCTCTTCACCGAGATGCAGCTTCGTCTTCACAAGCTCAGGCGTTCCTCTGGCTCCGCCTCCAATGGTGGTCCCACCACTTCTTCCGCTAACGCCG CTCTTGAGTATGGGATGATGGATTTCCCTAGCTACTTCTAA